The DNA region TTGTGATCCTtttctccagcccagcccaatACCACCTTTGTGCCTGTCATCTCCAGGATTTCAGCGTGGACATTTTGCCTCCTTTCTCAGCAGCTGACACTGCAGCTGTGTCAGTCAGCACTGacagcccccagtgccagcagctgtaCCTGTGTGTGCAGCCATGCAGCTCCGTCATGCGCTGGCTCCCAGCTTTGGTGTGAAGGGCATCCACATTCTGGGTCACCAGCCAGTGCAGCTTGCCCAGCTTCTCCCAGTCCCTCAGCACCAGGTGTGCCTTGTTTGGCTGGTGGGAGGAGAACTGGGGCCAGCCCACGAAGTTCCTTGCCCAGTAGCGCTGCCGGGCGCTGGCGCTGCGGACGAACTCGGCGTGCTGGACGGgccgtctgtctgtcctggcATAGAGCCCCACGCCCTCAGAGCGTTAATCGGGGATCCCTGACTCCGTGGAGATTCCAGCTCCAGTCATTACAAACAGCCTCTTGGAGTTAGAAACAAAGCGCTGCAGCTCCTCCACTTCTGCAGGATCTGGGGGAAGACAGGCTGGCACGAAAGTCAGGTTTGGAGAGGCTCTGGATACAGAACGGGATCTGCAATGATGCAGTCTGACAGCTCTGAAAATGCCACACCACTTCCTGGCAGAGAACATGTTCAGCTAAAAGGCAAGAACAGAACACATGGCAGgtaacagaaagcaaaaagcatGTCTTTAATGCCATTTGCTTGTGATTCTGTGGGAAATTATGCTGTTAAGTAttctttgctctctttttagtaaagaaacaaattattttggaaacatGAACTAAAGCCCACTATCCAAGTATGTTGTTTTGGAAGACGGGAACACTGAGCACAAAGTTAACAACTCTGACTTGCAGGGTTCCTGCTATTCTACCCTGGTGTGAAGGATGGCTGCCTAAGAGGGCTTGTAAAGAGCCCAGAAAGACCTGTGCATGTGAAGTCTTTCCCAGGTATGTGCAGCAGGCCAGAGGAAATGGCAGGAAGGCCAAGCACCTCACCCCAGAGGCACTGGCTGGTTCCTCCCCAGAAGAGACCCTTGTTCTGCACTTTTAACATTCTGCCTGCTCCAAATCAGTCTTTTATATTTACCCTATCCTTAACACATGTTGtaggaagggagagaaaaacaacctcaaaatgttttttttcccccaacaaaGGCCTTGACTGGAGCTACTCCTGTGTGGCatgttttggttggtttttggttttttacaaAGGCCTGGTGCAGAACAGGCCTTGAAATGGGACTGAAGGTGATTAGGGCACTAAATGTCTCTGGCACCTCCTCTTCTGTGGGTGCCACCTCCCAGAGTCAGTGGGCAGCTGGATGGGCACTGCTTTGCTTCTCCAGCAGACACAGGGGCTTTCTGAGACAGAAGGGATCATCCAAAGTGCTTGGGGCAGAAGGAACTGCCTGGCAGGTAGGAATGGGAGGGACACCCTGCTTTAAGGGAGGAATGCCgtgccctgctggggaaggcagggtggATGGTTTTGCTAAGTAGCCTGGAATTGTGTGCAGGACCTGTTGAGACACGAGTGCATGGGTTTGgactttgattttgtttgtgcttttgaGCAGTCTGCAGTTCTTTCTCCATTTCACTGTTTTAAAACTACTCTTTCTAGGCCTTACTATGGTTTTGCAAACAGTGTACAAAAAGCTTGGAGAGCAACAGTCCTGAGAATTGACTGTCTGGTATTTCTGCCTCCTTAAATCTCCCTAAACAGGGGGGCTTGTACAAGATGTGGAGGACCGAGGAAGAACTTTATTTACTGATAAAAGGGGATGATCTCCTGAACACCTGAACTTCAGATGTATTTAAATATTGCTCCATTTACTGCAAGATCTAGTACTGGTGGGTAACTGAGGGCTGAGATACAGCTGAAGTTGAGGTGTTCAGCTCCAAGCACTGTGATGCTAAATTGTTGCTAGTGGCAAAGGGTAGATTTGGCTCAGTTAGTATTCAGCTCTCAAGGCTTTTTGTCATCATCAGTTGAAATGCAGGGAAGATTGGACAGACTCCATAGTCTGAACTGCTTTTTATATCTAAGCAGTGATTCTGTTTGCaatgatttttgctttgttttgctgtttagCAGGAGTCGTGTTGGGCATTCCCTCTAAAGAGGTTTAATTTCCCATATGAATTCTTTAGAAGGGACAAAGGCTTCCAATAAACTAATTTGCTTTGAGAGTAACTTGTGTCATGATGCTCCCCAAAGGCTGTTAAGCCAGCTTGATGGTAATTAAATTGCTTTAACTGATGAAAACTCTTCATTCCTGCCCCTTATCATCAAAAGATCTCTCAGAAGGAAATGTTCAGAGgtgaaatgaaatagaaatgtaaTAGGGGTTGGCCcacaagagagagaaagcaaaaattacaGATACATTTAGATACATTTGAAAGCTGCTGTGAACCAGGTAAGGACtatggaagagaaaatgttaaAGGATGGAATGTTTCTTGTCAAAtacaaagctgcttttaaaatggaagTGCTGAGattcagaaaaaacaaacaaacaaacaaaaacccaaaccacaaaactACTTTACATAACTAGTGAAACTCCTTAAACGTACCTACGGAGATCTGAGACTAGAGTTTGTTTTTAGCACACACCCAAGATGCTCCACAGGAAAAGACCAAGCAAGGTTAAGGTAGAAGAGAAACAGGATCCTACAAACGGCTACAGGCCAGCAATCCAAAGGGACCCCCGCGCCATAGGAACTCCTACGTGTCCCTTGTGCTGTGACACCGGCGGGGACGGGGTGGCAGCCGAACCGAACCCGGCTAACGAGAGAAGAGCGGTGCGTGAATAACGCTGACAACTCACCTGTCATGGTGCTGCCGCCCGGCCGCGGAAGGACGGGGCTGGCCTGCCGGAAGGGCGGAACGGGAGCCCTCTGGGAAATGTAGTTCACGGGGAGAAATAAGCCCTAAGCACAGAGACTACAATTCCCATGAGTCAGAGGGGGAGCGAAAGGTGTTCCCAACATCCAAACACCTGAGACAGTTTGAGAACGCTGAGGGCTTCGTAGCAGCTCTCGGGGAAACGCGTGAGGTTAAAATCCGAATTCATTTGATACAAATGCATGCGATAGCTTTAATAAAGTGCATTGTAGATGCTTGTCATTATAAACATGTTTTAGACTTAAAATGTGACTAAATAAATTACTGAAGAAAAGTCCACTGAGGGCTGTTAAAGACTTCTCTAGCTTGGGAATTATGGCAGTGCCAACCTGTCTGCTGCTGACTCTGACCTTGGCAGGAACCCATCTTTTGCCTCCCTGCTTGGTGCAGGTTTCAGTCTCAATAATCACCTGATGATTTGTTTAGTTTGCCTGGCAATAAGGAGTTTGTGTTCTGgtgctttgttggtttttttctcttcttttttgttttgttttggttttgtgtttgcttgctttgtttttcttcaaatgagGCTTATATTTCTGAGGAACAAATAATATGAGGAAGGCCAGACTGCTGTATGGTAGCAGCCTGGTGCATTGGATGCCCAGCAGTCTTACAGACAATGGGCCCTTTCTAAAGATTTGGActgctttttaaatgcattCACCAAAGAGCTCTTGCTAAAAAGTCCAAAACATTGCAGAAagttttaatccttttttttttttttgtctcttacaGTTATTTCAAAAACCAGGTGAGCCTGAGCATCTGTGTCGCAGTGTGTAATTCTGTGATCACAAGGAAGAAGAGCATCCTGCAGTGCCCCCCTGCCTGTCACCTCTGCCCCTGGGTTTGGGTGTGGAGTGCAACCTTCTTTTTGGCAGTGTCGTGAGTCTAAACGACTTTCAGTGATTTATACTTTAGGAGTTTAAACGTGTTTTAAACCGTTGGGTGATGACTTTGCTTTGGTGACACCCGGCAGACGCCGTTTCTCCCCGGTGCTCCTCGAGAGCGCCCCCGCCCCTCCCAGGGTGGAAAACGGCGATTTTTGGGCAGTGCCCCCGGCTCCAGCAGCGCCTTCCCGGCCGCTCATTACCATACTGCCCTCCCGGCAACCTCCGCGGGTCCCGGCGGTGCCGCCGGCCCCCGGTGCATCCCTCCGTGGCCTCAGGGTCCACCCCCGGCCCCCGCAGTGCCGTGCGGGCTgcgggcgggggctgcgggcggggggcaccgggaccctCCTCGCCCGCTCTGAGCTcggcgggggcgcggcggccccgggcccgggAGGGAGCAGGACCCGGGCAGCCTTGCGCAGTGGCAGTATCGTAGCCGATGAGGGTATTCCGAGGCGCGATTATTGCTAATTGAAAACTTTTCCCAATACCCCGCCATGACGACTTGAAATATAGTCGGCATTGGCAATTTTTGAGAGCCTCTTCGGAGGCGGGTTATGTGTGGTTAAAAGATAGATATGCACGGAAAGAAAAAGGACCTTGATTTAAGAGTCTTGTTCTCAGAGGAGGGGTATAACTCGGCATAGTTAAGAGTCGTGTTCTTAGTAGTGGGAATAACTCACCATCTGCGTTACTCCACGTCTAGTTTCATTGATAATTTCTCGTTCAGCAcgttaaaaagaaaaaaggacacCGAACTCTTTATGAAAAGCGCGCTCAGTTTATTACACGCTGtcttgtgctggagcaggcGCGGGGATGCTGGGCAAGCACGCGTGCTGGGATGCGCTCCCCGGCGCTGTGGCCGCTCGGGGCTGGCCGGGGCTCACGGCCCGGGGTGCCCGGGCTCGGTACACCGGGGATGCGCGGAGGAGTCCGCTCGTTCCGCGCCAGCTGCCCGCCGTGACGTCACGCTTACTTTGCATattccctcccagcagcctTTGCGGGTGTACCGGGAGCCCAGAACGGAGAGCAGAACGGAGCGCTCCGGTCCcggcggggctcggggggggctcggggcgggCTCGGGGCACGGCCGGGAGTGTGCTGGCAGGAGCGGGCGGGTGGCGGGAATCGCCACGACCTAggcggcagccccggggcgagtggcggcagcggcggggTAACCCAGTCAGCTTTGCGCAGTGGCAGTATCGTAGCCAATGAGGTTAATCCGAGGCGCGATTATTGCTAATTGAAAACTTTTCCCAATACCCCGCCATGACGACTTGAAATATAGTCGGCATTGGCAATTTTTGACAGTCTCTACGGAGACTGAATTTTCTGGtcaaaaatagattaaaattcGCTCAGTCAATTAACTTTAGGAGTGTGATTTTGGCCGTGTTCTGTCTCAGGACTGAAGAGGTCTTTTACGGAAGATAATAAGGTTTTTGTTCTCTCAGCGCTGCCCCGGTCTGCTGCCGCCAAAACTGCGGTTTAATAAAATGAGGGCGCTGTTATATGAAAAGCTcgtttctttttctctcaaaattaGTGAAAAATAAATCGGTCAGCGAAAACGGAAGTGGAGGGCTTTAAGTGCTGGAGAAAGGTTTCTGGAGTAGCTCTTGTAGAGCAGGATCCTTAGGAGAGCTCAGCCTCTCAACAGGCAGGGAGGAATCTAGGGGGAGTGAAAGTCTGAATCGTGcttccccagctgcagaaaTCCTCTAAAGCCCATTAGGGAACACTTAGTGTAAAGTACTGTAAACTCCATTTTGTGTGCAGTTCTTTATTGACATCActtgctttaagaaaaaaaaaaacaatagaaaaaggCTCCTTATTGTCAAACAAATCACAAACCTTTACTCTGGGAAAAGCAACTGCTGGTGCCAACTCTTATTATATAATTAAACCCCATCCTTTCCTAATTTGCAGCAATTGAGTAGCTAGGCAggccctgcagagggagagTAGTGacccctgcacagcagctccactgcagctgggagcagctgccctctGTCACTCTGTGTGAGTGAGATGAACCttctgctgctgacagcctgCCTCTGACATGCTCTGTATGGGCAGAGAATCACATCCACGTGTGCCATCgggatgctcctgccctgcccgttagaccctgagctgggcagctACTGGAAACTTTGGTAGAATAGAAAACTTAGTAGTGAATATCAGTGTTTCCTCTTAataattactattattttttaaaatagcattcAGTCATGCTGGGCCATTATACACAACAGTGACCAAGAGTCACAGCGAAACCTCATCGATTGTCTTTGTCCCCCCATTTGTTCCTATTTGATTTCAATATCAATTGAAATCAAACCCTGAAGCATAGGGATGCCATTACCCTTTGTCAGAATAAGCCACACTGGTAAATAGCAAAGGCATGTGTAGTTTGCAGTAAGTCATACACTTCAGGTAATTTCTTGATTCTTATAAACTGTGTTGATAAGTATTGGATTTATCACTTGATTGTTTCTAATTTTGCTGCCAGAATTGTCTGTGATAATGCCTTGGTGTGGTGCTTTCAGTCTGCATTGCAAAGTCATGTCCTACATCTTATGCCAGAAACCAAGTTTGTTAATTTTGCTGTAATAGATCTTTTCAACAAGTGTGAAGTTGGATCTCGAATGTGGGAGTTGCATGTTGTGATTTACTGCTATTGCCTGAAACCTAAAGCTCTGATTGAATTCTTTTCCTTGCATTCACCTGAAGAAAGAGCAAAATGCCCTTGGCTGATGTTCatgtggcacagcacagagggcaCACACTGCAATGAAAGTGCTGTCATTGCTCTGCAGTTTCAAGTCACTCTCTGGAAAGTGCACGGGTAAGTTCTAAACATGCCTCACAGGCCAGTGtagctttttctctcttctctgacACAGATTGCAAATAACCATGCTTTTCTTTGGTGGTATTATGAAATGAGCTTGGATCACTCCTCTGTTTGGCAGCCAGTCTGAAATGACAGGGCACAGGTAGACGTTAATCCATCAGCTCTGAGGGTCCTGTGTGTGGTCAGTGGGTTGAGCTGCCCTTTGAGGGTCTTGGTCTGTAACTGGTAAATAAATGACTCTTCAACAAGAGGGAAAGATGCCTTGAGCAAGTACTCTGGCCACAGATTGTGTAGAGTCGGAATACTCTGAACATGGATTGTGTGGAGACAGGAAGCCCTAAAGTTCAACATTTTGTTGATGTTGGCTCATTGTCTAACTTCATTTCCAGTTCCCAGCCCTGTTTCCCATCTGCATACGGGGGTGGTAACTCCTTGTTCCACCTTCTGTGAAAGACAAGGGCAACAATGtctcagcacagggcacagcataAGAGGAAGGCTGTGTATTTCTAGCAGCAAACAGATGTTTGAGAGTCAGGGAGAGTCTGAGGCAAAGAGCAGGTCAGTGATGAGGAAACAGGAGTTCAAGGCATTGGGAAGGACAGGGCTTGAGCCCACACCACTGAGGCGTTGCCTCGGCAGGCGGGGTTTTAACCTGCCCCTACTCCTTCAGCTCTCATGGGAGGGTTAGGGACTGGTAATTTTAAGTAAGAAATGTCAATGTGTGAAGAATTCAGTTATGAACAGCACCTGGCTGTGAGCAGGTtggttttaaaagcagtatGCCTAGAGTATCCCTCATgggacagccctgcctcccACCCCACCAACCCTTTCAATGCAGTGCACAAGCCATAGGCAAAACTTTAGAAAAAATgactttgttgttttgtttttaacactGGGCATCTTGGACACAACCCATTTCTTGTGGATGCAACCATAACTGGTTTTATGACAGCTTAATTTCAGCCCTGAGACACAATAGAAACTGCTCTCTTGATTTACATTCACTTCCAGACTCCCAAAGGACATTGTaggaagctgaaaataaaaactgcataCCAGGCTACAATAtgaacagagcacagcaggcacTTTATTTATGCAGAGGTAAAAATACACCCCAAGTTGAGGCACATGCTTGTCACATGTTGGTGGAGGAAACATGCAGACCCCAGGAAAGGACATGTTTCTAATGACTTTAGATCTGCTCTGTGACCAGTCAGTGCTAGTGGTTTATGTTGCTCCACCTGGGGAATGCATCCTGAAGTTGTCATTGTACAGCCAGTGATAGATTTTGAGAAAATTTAACAGTCCCTCCAAATAAAGTTTTACATTTTGCTGAGGGAAACCAGCAAAGGGGATGTCAGGTGAGATCTTTGGCATGGATGGTGAAGCATGCAATGAAAGTCTTTACTTACATTTGGGTTGTACTTAGATCTCAGAAAGGATATTATTTTCTGACAACTCCTGTATTTGGAGTAAAAACTGGAATTAATTTCTTGGAGGTTTTTGACTATTCGTAAGCATTGGCTGGAATGAGGGAGGAGATATTTCCCTGCCCCCCTAGCGATAATTCCCATTAAAGCATGACTTAACACAGGAAATAATGATGTCTGACTTGTGCTAGCAGGGGAAACTGGGCATGTTTGTGCCTAGAGAGTGAAAAATACAGCACTAGAGATTGCTCACAGCTGACCTCACGGTCTCTGTTTAATGGAAATACAATTCCATAATCTCAGCTCAACAACAGGACATGTGCTGTTCGGTTCTGGGAACATTCTCTGACTTGGTAGTCATTTTGTAAGGAAAAGAGCTACAAGAGTCATGTTTCCTGGATCCTCGGCCGTTCCCACACTGGTATTTTTTGGTGTATCTCTCATCAGATTAAGAAGTGAACATTTGGGCTGAGCAACTGCCTTTACTGCCATGTCAGCTTGGCTGGAGCACAGTGGGAAACAGTAGCTCTGGTGAGGgttgagctgtgctgtggctcagACAAAGCGAGGACTTTGCTGCCTTGGAGTGTTGTTTTATAGAggtttgaaaggaaaagcatgTGGGAAATGATGGTTCAAGATCATCACATGAGAAATCCGGGTGGGCTCTTATAGTCTTTGAACACAGCAAAGGAGAAGTAGCTGGTGACTTTCCTTTATGGTGGCCGCAGCTTATAGAAAACTGTTTCCATAAGAAACAATTTCTGCtgcccagcttccctgggaTGGGGTAAATCAGCTGAGGCTCTGAAATGTTTGTTTGAAGGTTTTGGGGCACAGCCCTACCGCAGCACGCAATAAGCCCGGTGCGGCTGCACCAGTGCCCCGGGAGGACAATTCCCCTGGGAACGGCTCCAGCAGGGCACAGTGCGGGGCTCGTGTCGCGCTCCCGCTCAGTCCCGGACGCGCGTGGGGCCGCGGGCGAGCGGGACGGCTCCTGTGCGGCAGGACAGGCTTGGCCCCGGGGACAGAGCCCCTTGGGTGGCGGCTCTGGCCGCTGCGGCCTCGCCCGGCAGTCCCGGGGCCGTTTCCCAGCCCGGGGCCGGCCCCGTCCCCGCTGCCctgcccgggccgggctggcggTTCCCGCGGCGGCCGCcaggggcggcgcggggcgcgcGGCGGGGGGCgcgcggccgggcgggcgcgcGCGGGGGCGGGCCGGGAAAGTTGCGGGCGctggggcggcggcggcaccggcggggcgggagcggctccgggcgcggcggcaccggcaccgggcaCGGCGGCACCATGGACGACTTGGGTGAGTTCCGAGCTGCGCGGGCTCCCCGCGGCGGGGGCCGGctccccgccgcgccccgggcggcggcggccgcggcccgcCCGGCCACGCTGCGCCCCTCGGCGCCGCGGGGCTCGGGCCGCGCCTGTCGCTCCGGGGACGTGTCGCTCCCCGCGCACCGCGCCGGCCAACGCGGCTCCCCCGCCCCGCCTGCGCCCGGGCCCCCGTGGCTGGGCTgtcccggggccgccgccgccccggcgcCCGCAGCCAGGGCAGGCGGTGGCTGTCCCGGCCGGGAAGGGCGCCCGGCGCTCCTGTGCCCGCAGCAGCGCGGAGCGTGCTCGGGTTTCAGCAAACATCGCCTCCCCTGCCCCGCCGCAGCCTCTCCAGCCCGTTCTTGGGCGAGATCTGAACTTTGCGCGGGTATGGAGTGGGGAGCCCTGGGGGGATAAGCGGAGCCCAGCCGGGCTCGGAGCTCATCCTTGTCTCCCCTCTGCTTCTCCCAGGTGTGCTGCATTATTCGGTTTCCCGAAACCGTGTAATGGAGAAATGTCAGGCAACTGGTCTCAAGGGAAAGATCTAGAGAATTTGAGTTCCTTTGGTACCAAGCCGGAAAGGGTGTGGATCTGCCAAAATCCCTTGTGCTCTGGGAGGCATTAGGACGACTGAGTTCCGCTTATGAAACTGATTAAATCAGACactggggaggggctgtgaTCCGTTACTTCCATCCTACCTTTAATAGAAACCAGACGTTCTGTTGACATATAGTCCAAGAAAATTGCAGGTTTATTTCTGGACCTGGAAGCTCACATTACGGTGCTGGCATAAAGCTGGTGGTCACACCTTCAGAAAACAGACTTTGTATTGGGCGAATGATAAAACTTAGAGGGCAAGGAGTCCATCTGCTGTGTGGCTTTCTGGTGAAGGGTGTGCCCATGGAGGATTCATCCTTGGGGAGTGAAACCCTCTGCTTTAGTGAAGTAGCTGTTGGTGAAAACAGAAGTAACTTCTACTGCAGCTTCTTCTCAtggttatttttcctttaagtgGAGACAGCTCTGTATACCTTTTCTCATATCCCTCATTCTGGTTATCTCCTGGAGATTTGGTGTGAGTTCCTGGGGTGTTCAGGAATGCGTTGTTAGTCAGAACAGGATTCACCCAGTCTGTGTATTGACTTGGTGAGTAGCCCTTCAAGGTGAGCATACAGGTCTGTGTAGGGCCAGTTTAGTGTCTCAGCAGCATGCTCTTCAGTAAACCATGGGAGCTTCACTGTGCCTGCTGCAAGAGCAGCATTCCTGAACAGTGGTAGTGTGACTTCCCACTTGTTGGAATAGGCTCCTGCagtccctttttctttcctctgtagGAGAAGTAGAGGTGAACTGCAAAGAAATTGTGAAAAAGATCTGAAATTGtgcctggtttgtttttctgagctCTGAAGTGTATTGGGAC from Camarhynchus parvulus chromosome 15, STF_HiC, whole genome shotgun sequence includes:
- the SIRT4 gene encoding LOW QUALITY PROTEIN: NAD-dependent protein lipoamidase sirtuin-4, mitochondrial (The sequence of the model RefSeq protein was modified relative to this genomic sequence to represent the inferred CDS: substituted 1 base at 1 genomic stop codon), whose product is MFSARKWCGIFRAVRLHHCRSRSVSRASPNLTFVPACLPPDPAEVEELQRFVSNSKRLFVMTGAGISTESGIPDXRSEGVGLYARTDRRPVQHAEFVRSASARQRYWARNFVGWPQFSSHQPNKAHLVLRDWEKLGKLHWLVTQNVDALHTKAGSQRMTELHGCTHRVFCLACGDRILRSELQEHFEALNPTWKAEAFGVAPDGDVFLTDEQVRNFQVPACRKCGGILKPDVTFFGDTVSQEKVSFVHQRLAESDSMLIAGSSMQVYSGYRFALAAQEKKLPIAVLNIGPTRLDHFASLKLNSRCGELLPLIVCT